CTTGATATACTAGCCTCGTAGAATATTTCCTTCTCGTTGCTTTCAAAGTGCTTATTCAAAAATGAATTAAAGTCTTCATCTATAAAATTAACGTATCCAAATGACTCACCCTTCTGATTAAAGCTTAAGATGAGAAAGCGATTATCGTGTCTATCTGCAATGACCTCCCTAGGAGCTCCTTTACATCCCAATAGAAAGCCTGAGAGACGAGACTCTGGGTATTGAGGGTATAGTATAAATTTTGCGTTAGGGGCGTTGTGAACGCCTGAGTCTGTGATCCAGCTAAAATTAAGGTAGTTCACGAATATATAGTCAGACGCTTTCTTTTTTTTGGAAGTTTGCTCAGATAGCTCTGTCCTGGTGAATGGAAGATACTTCATTCCTTTTTCACCACCAGTATTTATTTGCGCCTGAGAGCTGTCGTTATAACTTAGTTTTTTTATGAGGATATTTTGACAACCTAGGTCAGATAATTCTTTTACAACATCTTTTACTTTCAAAGCTAGTCTCCTTAGGTTGCTTGTCGGTTGTTAGTAATATTTGTTGATAAGCGTTATCTTTTTTGTTGTTGCCAGGTATCTTTTTTGTAGATTATTATTATTTTAATACCTGGAGGGTAAATGAATACAATTGAAGAGATCTTAGAATTTAGAAACTTGTATGGATTAACGCATGAAGATGTTGCTGAGCGATTAGATATAAAGAAGTACCAGATCAAGAAGATTGAAGCTGGAGAAATAGAAATTCCTGAATGGTACTCACTCGCAATGTCTGGAATGGCGAGTGAGATGAGTGCTATGAGGAAGAAGCACGTTGATTCTGCTGAGGGGAAGTTTACATTCATTGATCTCTTTGCAGGTATCGGTGGAATTAGGCACGCTTTTGATAAGGCTGGTGGAACTTGTTTATTTTCTTCTGAGTGGGATAAGTATCCTGCAAAGATGTATGAGGATAACTATGGGGAAAAGCCTGCTGGAGATATAACTAAAATTAAAGCTGAAGATATTCCTGCACACGATGTTCTTGTTGGGGGGTTTCCATGTCAGCCGTTTTCAATTGCTGGTGTTTCCAAGAAAGAATCAATGGGGAAGAAGCATGGATTTGAGGATGAAACGCAGGGGACACTATTTTTTGATGTCGCAAGAATCATTAAATACCATAAGCCAAAAATGTTCCTATTAGAAAATGTAAAAAACCTCAAATCTCATGATAAGGGAAATACGTTCAGAGTTATTATAAAAACGTTAAAAGAGTTAGGTTATGATGTTCAAGAGAAGATCATTGATGGAGGACTTCTTGTTCCACAACACAGAGAGAGAATTTATATTGTAGGAACTCTGGATCATTCAGAACCTTTTGTATTTCCAGAGATAAAATCGAAAAACTTAGTTCTAGACGATATTCTTGAGAAGGAAGGAACTGTAGATGAAAGATATACTCTTTCAGATAAGCTTTGGGCAGGTCTTCAAAGACACGCGAACAAGCATAAAGCTAAAGGTAATGGCTTTGGTTTTGGGCTTAAGAAGAGAGATGAAAGAGCTAGAACTCTTTCGGCCCGCTACTACAAAGATGGTTCAGAAATTCTAATTGATCAAGGTCCTAATAAGAACCCGAGGAGACTCACTCCTTTTGAGTGTGGAAGACTTATGGGGTTTCCGAAGAAGTTCAAGATAACGCTATCGGATACCAGGGCTTATAAATGCTTTGGGAACTCTGTTGTTGTGCCAGTAGTTGAAAGATTGGCTAAACAAATAGCCAAGCATCAAATAATCACTAGAGGGTTCGTTAAGGATTTACAATAGGAAGCTTCATGTATTTCTCGTTTGTAATAAATACTTCTATTTCATTGGTGAGGTAGTCAATAGCGGTTTGAACTGCGGTGATATATTTATTGAGATTTTCTTGGTTTAGTACGAACGAGTTTTCACCATGTGCAATACTATTTCTAATTTTTACAAGCCTTGTGATATCAGGAGCAATAGCTTCAAGTTTACTTTCATCAAAGTCAAAGATAGAGCAAAGCTCTCTAAGGACTTTGATGCTTAAGTTTGATTTTGTGTTTACTTTCGAGGGGACAGATACTGTATTGAATATCTTCTCTTTGAAAGCATCTGTGAACTGGAGCCTTTGCATAAAGGCTTGCTTACCGCTGAGAGGTTTGTATGCATCTCCTAGGCTGTAGACTAATATCTTTGTATTAACTGCTTCTGAACAGAGGTTGAGGCTGTTAAGGTGTTTAAGCATGACTTCTAGTGAATTCTTAGCAAAACCTTCCCAGTGAGCATAAATCATTGGAGTACACATTCTGCACCAGAGTGTTTCATCTACGCCTTTTTGATTTGCCTTAAATTTAGCAAACTCTTTTTCACGCCACTCATTTCCAATTTGTATTTCTTCAATAACCCTATGCATTTTCTTTGAAAATCTCTAGAGCTCTATTCATTCGACTTTTTAGTCTTGTGTTTGAATAAGTGTTTGCTCCAATATCTGCATATTCTTTGTCGGTTAACAAGCGATCTATTGCGTTGTAGATATTGTCTTGATTTTTATTTATATCTTTAAATGATTTAGGTAAGGCGTACGCTATTGAGTCAAAAATATAGAGAGCAAACTTTGAATTTGGTCTAAATGCATTTTTTCCAAACTTGGCGTTTAAAAGTTTCATCAACAGAAGGAAATCTTCCTTTTCTGTCTTTAAGTCAAATGGAACATCTCCCTTTGATACATTTCTCATATATTCTGTTAAGAAGTGGGGGATATTACTCGGGAAATCTTCTCCGCAGCCTTTGAATGCATAGTACCTAAGAGCAAGCTCTTCAAGAAACATTTGTTCCGTCTTACTTTCGGAGGCTCCAATTATTTCTATGAAGTTCTGGTCCTTGGCGATTTCTCTGAGAATTTGATTCAGGTCAACCTTGTATGCTCTAAATATACAGTTTCTAATCTCTTGCTCTGAAAGTGGACTAGCGCCAGTATTTAATCTGTTAAATAGCTCATACCTGACATCCTCTTGACTGTCCCACCTTACTATTTCAATCCTGCATACAGATCTCTTTATTGTTGTCTTGAGTTTTAGGGGGAGGGTTTCAATCGTTGTCCCCTTGAGTTCTTTTACCATCTCTCCTTCAGTGAGAGTTGAATTATTTTTATCTTTATTATGCTTTAAGATACCGAAGAATGAAAAAATGGTGGAAATTCTTTGAAGCCCGTCTACTAATTCCCATTTTCCATTTTCATCTTCTGCTACAAATATTGGAGGGATAGGAATTCCTAGAAGTACTGATTCGATAAATCGCGTTTGTTGAAAATCGGACCATCTGAATACTCGTTGATATTCAGGTGTGATAAATAGGTCAGCATCTTCGTAAACATTCATTAACTCGCCAAAAGACATATCTAAGCGATCTGTCTTTAACGTATTTCTTTTTTTCGATATCTTTTCTTCTATAATTTTATTATTAGACATAGTGTTCCTCGTTTAAGATTTTATTATATTTTTTATTTCTATATATGCAACAAGGAATATTTATCTATCATCAACTTGTCTGAAGTAGTTTTAATAAATTTGTGGCAACTCTCTCTATTTTATAATTAATTAGAAGTGATAGTTCTTGTTATAGTTACTATTGTTAAGGTTTAGGTTTATCTGTGTAATTAGTATGAATTAATTATTAAGTCCGGTTTTTCGACTATTTCTATGAACTGAAGTGATAAAACATGAAAACACATGAAGCAAAGTGAAATAAGACAAAAGCGTATAAGCCCATTAATATAGCCAACTAGAAGTTATTACTTGAATAGATTGTAGAGCTAGATACCCTCGGGTAGTTCTGGGAGGTGAATCAATCAGCGCTTTTACCAAAAAAGAAGTTAGGGCTGACTCTTATATGTCCATTAGGGTGGAGTGATATTATAAGCAAAGCCGGTTAATTCATTCAACATCAAGAAAACTTACTTAAACAATAAAGCAAGAGATCCGACAAAGGGTATTATAGAAAGGATTCATGAATGAAGAGTATAGAAGTATTATATTCACAGAAAATTGAATGCGGAATAGAAAGCCAAGTTAAGGTTGAATCTAGCAAAGATGGAATCTGTTTGGGATTGCTATCTCTTGCCGCTGAATAAAAATAGTGAGTAAGGTGGTTATGGAGCATTCAGATAAAACTTATTACGTATTTATAGACAATCAGGCTTTTAAGACAATTAAGTATGATCTTAGCCATTCGGTAATAGAAACTATTGTTGATGGGGTAGAAGAAGGGAATATAAAGATTCTTGTAAATTCTATCCTAGAGGGCGAGTTTGTAAAACATTGTTCAAATCAGTTAAATAGTGAAAGGCAAGCTCTTGATAGCTTAAGATGTTCAGTGCAGTACATGGGAAGCGAACTAGAGAGTATTGTCGAAAAAATTGGTTTACTTTCTGGTGAAGGTATTTGGAAATGTTTTATTGATTTGGTCAGTGCAACTTCAATAGATAAAAACGTAGAATGGAAAGTCGTATTCGATAAGTACTTTAAAGGGGAAGCACCATTTAGCAGTAAGAAGAAAGATGAGTTTCCTGATGCATTCACTATTGAAATGTTATCAATTTACGTTGAAAAAGGTCTATTTGTCATCTCTGGGGA
This sequence is a window from Halobacteriovorax sp. JY17. Protein-coding genes within it:
- the dcm gene encoding DNA (cytosine-5-)-methyltransferase, whose product is MNTIEEILEFRNLYGLTHEDVAERLDIKKYQIKKIEAGEIEIPEWYSLAMSGMASEMSAMRKKHVDSAEGKFTFIDLFAGIGGIRHAFDKAGGTCLFSSEWDKYPAKMYEDNYGEKPAGDITKIKAEDIPAHDVLVGGFPCQPFSIAGVSKKESMGKKHGFEDETQGTLFFDVARIIKYHKPKMFLLENVKNLKSHDKGNTFRVIIKTLKELGYDVQEKIIDGGLLVPQHRERIYIVGTLDHSEPFVFPEIKSKNLVLDDILEKEGTVDERYTLSDKLWAGLQRHANKHKAKGNGFGFGLKKRDERARTLSARYYKDGSEILIDQGPNKNPRRLTPFECGRLMGFPKKFKITLSDTRAYKCFGNSVVVPVVERLAKQIAKHQIITRGFVKDLQ
- a CDS encoding MAE_28990/MAE_18760 family HEPN-like nuclease, with translation MHRVIEEIQIGNEWREKEFAKFKANQKGVDETLWCRMCTPMIYAHWEGFAKNSLEVMLKHLNSLNLCSEAVNTKILVYSLGDAYKPLSGKQAFMQRLQFTDAFKEKIFNTVSVPSKVNTKSNLSIKVLRELCSIFDFDESKLEAIAPDITRLVKIRNSIAHGENSFVLNQENLNKYITAVQTAIDYLTNEIEVFITNEKYMKLPIVNP
- a CDS encoding DUF262 domain-containing protein; the protein is MSNNKIIEEKISKKRNTLKTDRLDMSFGELMNVYEDADLFITPEYQRVFRWSDFQQTRFIESVLLGIPIPPIFVAEDENGKWELVDGLQRISTIFSFFGILKHNKDKNNSTLTEGEMVKELKGTTIETLPLKLKTTIKRSVCRIEIVRWDSQEDVRYELFNRLNTGASPLSEQEIRNCIFRAYKVDLNQILREIAKDQNFIEIIGASESKTEQMFLEELALRYYAFKGCGEDFPSNIPHFLTEYMRNVSKGDVPFDLKTEKEDFLLLMKLLNAKFGKNAFRPNSKFALYIFDSIAYALPKSFKDINKNQDNIYNAIDRLLTDKEYADIGANTYSNTRLKSRMNRALEIFKENA